In one Dermacentor albipictus isolate Rhodes 1998 colony chromosome 4, USDA_Dalb.pri_finalv2, whole genome shotgun sequence genomic region, the following are encoded:
- the LOC135902201 gene encoding uncharacterized protein isoform X2, producing the protein MKKASLSLLLFYVVCYGLGDENFVAARISERSKQPLKKVLELFNKTESTKTNVLHPTVSPRIVTDINLDGHRLAEIFEDTSTGEFISCNLVGNKRLIESILKSIPSELVTDVSVEEMDQFIDKCADKDTTQERSSFSESLGDAFRSLVIFPGTKWCGAGDVAKNYDDLGSARDTDRCCREHDHSQDNIPAFETKHNVTNYLPYTMTGCVYDRKFFNCLQNVSSLPSVTVGVLFFDVLQTKCFEYGYPTECTKYNYWRILLLKDPCEVEEPDTSKPKEWHIESPPNFLETFIEQKKA; encoded by the exons ATGAAGAAAGCCTCGTTATCATTACTGCTCTTTTACGTTGTCTGTTACGGACTTGGAGACGAGAATTTCGTTGCGGCTAGAATATCGGAGCGCTCCAAGCAGCCGTTGAAGAAAGTGTTAGAGCTGTTCAATAAAACTGAATCTACGAAAACAAATGT GCTACATCCGACGGTAAGCCCTCGCATTGTTACGGACATCAACTTGGATGGTCACCGCCTAGCGGAGATATTCGAAGACACGAGCACTGGCGAATTCATCAGCTGCAATCTCGTCGGTAACAA GAGACTGATAGAGAGCATATTAAAGTCGATCCCGTCAGAGCTGGTCACCGACGTATCAGTGGAAGAAATGGATCAGTTCATCGACAAATGTGCGGACAAAGATACAACGCAAGAACGGTCTTCTTTTTCAGAGAGTCTGGGCGATGCATTTCGAAGCCTCGTCATATTCCCAG GAACAAAGTGGTGCGGAGCTGGTGACGTGGCAAAAAATTACGATGATTTGGGGTCGGCGAGAGACACCGACAGATGCTGCCGTGAACACGACCATTCTCAAGACAACATACCGGCATTCGAGACTAAGCACAATGTAACAAATTACTTGCCGTATACGAT GACAGGCTGCGTTTACGACAGGAAGTTCTTCAACTGTCTACAAAACGTGAGCAGCCTCCCTTCCGTGACTGTGGGAGTCCTGTTTTTCGACGTACTGCAAACGAAGTGCTTCGAATATGGCTATCCCACTGAGTGCACAAAGTACAACTA CTGGCGTATTCTTTTACTGAAGGATCCCTGTGAAGTTGAAGAGCCTGACACGTCAAAACCTAAGGAGTGGCACATCGAGAGCCCACCAAACTTTTTAGAAACATTCATTGAACAAAAGAAAGCTTAA
- the LOC135902199 gene encoding uncharacterized protein isoform X2: MKLFENKIHHPVSGIENMGSLFNFIMQAYETADFTYNQTLTTKVVASTNEDNMTYVTSEQVKEIAIALRNITVRHENQVKQASSNNNWGPKAFRQLKLLSYCVAVLNDHIKSLTSARDFKNLLIFPGTKWCGKGNVSEHKNDLGPLRGTDQCCRDHDHAVEFIEPRSKKYGIVNTRLWPMMNCADDQKFYDCLLDDDSDSNLMSACVGTIYFNALGAQCFKQTYTVTCVKYERRLLHERTCRKFKIDASKPTWKLSHAKDFLGAYLVKY, from the exons ATGAAATTATTCGAAAACAAAATCCACCATCCCGTAAGTGGTATAGAAAACATGGGAAGCCTCTTCAACTTCATTATGCAAGCGTATGAGACGGCTGACTTTACATACAACCAAAC GTTGACAACGAAGGTTGTGGCATCGACAAATGAAGACAACATGACCTATGTGACCTCGGAGCAAGTGAAAGAGATTGCTATTGCGTTACGGAATATCACTGTACGGCATGAAAATCAGGTCAAACAGGCATCTTCGAATAACAATTGGGGGCCTAAAGCGTTTCGTCAACTGAAGCTACTCTCGTATTGTGTAGCTGTTCTTAATGACCACATTAAAAGTCTAACATCAGCGAGGGACTTCAAAAATCTCCTTATTTTTCCAG GGACAAAGTGGTGTGGAAAAGGGAATGTATCGGAACATAAAAATGACCTGGGTCCCCTGCGAGGCACAGACCAATGCTGCCGTGACCATGATCACGCCGTAGAATTCATCGAACCGCGCTCCAAGAAGTACGGGATAGTGAACACGCGCTTGTGGCCCAT GATGAACTGCGCTGACGACCAGAAATTTTATGACTGCCTGTTGGATGACGACAGTGACAGCAACCTGATGTCTGCATGCGTCGGAACAATATATTTTAACGCACTTGGCGCCCAATGTTTCAAGCAAACGTACACTGTTACTTGCGTAAAATATGAAAG ACGGCTTCTTCACGAAAGGACGTGCCGAAAATTCAAGATTGATGCATCAAAACCAACATGGAAATTGTCCCATGCAAAGGACTTCCTTGGTGCCTACCTCGTGAAGTATTAA
- the LOC135902199 gene encoding uncharacterized protein isoform X1, which translates to MRRAERFLRSTCSSYIVISTLAAIAGGKSMKLFENKIHHPVSGIENMGSLFNFIMQAYETADFTYNQTLTTKVVASTNEDNMTYVTSEQVKEIAIALRNITVRHENQVKQASSNNNWGPKAFRQLKLLSYCVAVLNDHIKSLTSARDFKNLLIFPGTKWCGKGNVSEHKNDLGPLRGTDQCCRDHDHAVEFIEPRSKKYGIVNTRLWPMMNCADDQKFYDCLLDDDSDSNLMSACVGTIYFNALGAQCFKQTYTVTCVKYERRLLHERTCRKFKIDASKPTWKLSHAKDFLGAYLVKY; encoded by the exons ATGAGACGTGCCGAGCGGTTTCTTCGGAGCACCTGTTCTTCTTACATCGTGATCAGCACGTTG GCTGCAATTGCTGGTGGTAAAAGCATGAAATTATTCGAAAACAAAATCCACCATCCCGTAAGTGGTATAGAAAACATGGGAAGCCTCTTCAACTTCATTATGCAAGCGTATGAGACGGCTGACTTTACATACAACCAAAC GTTGACAACGAAGGTTGTGGCATCGACAAATGAAGACAACATGACCTATGTGACCTCGGAGCAAGTGAAAGAGATTGCTATTGCGTTACGGAATATCACTGTACGGCATGAAAATCAGGTCAAACAGGCATCTTCGAATAACAATTGGGGGCCTAAAGCGTTTCGTCAACTGAAGCTACTCTCGTATTGTGTAGCTGTTCTTAATGACCACATTAAAAGTCTAACATCAGCGAGGGACTTCAAAAATCTCCTTATTTTTCCAG GGACAAAGTGGTGTGGAAAAGGGAATGTATCGGAACATAAAAATGACCTGGGTCCCCTGCGAGGCACAGACCAATGCTGCCGTGACCATGATCACGCCGTAGAATTCATCGAACCGCGCTCCAAGAAGTACGGGATAGTGAACACGCGCTTGTGGCCCAT GATGAACTGCGCTGACGACCAGAAATTTTATGACTGCCTGTTGGATGACGACAGTGACAGCAACCTGATGTCTGCATGCGTCGGAACAATATATTTTAACGCACTTGGCGCCCAATGTTTCAAGCAAACGTACACTGTTACTTGCGTAAAATATGAAAG ACGGCTTCTTCACGAAAGGACGTGCCGAAAATTCAAGATTGATGCATCAAAACCAACATGGAAATTGTCCCATGCAAAGGACTTCCTTGGTGCCTACCTCGTGAAGTATTAA
- the LOC135902201 gene encoding uncharacterized protein isoform X4, whose translation MKKASLSLLLFYVVCYGLGDENFVAARISERSKQPLKKVLELFNKTESTKTNVLHPTVSPRIVTDINLDGHRLAEIFEDTSTGEFISCNLVGNKRLIESILKSIPSELVTDVSVEEMDQFIDKCADKDTTQERSSFSESLGDAFRSLVIFPGTKWCGAGDVAKNYDDLGSARDTDRCCREHDHSQDNIPAFETKHNVTNYLPYTIWRILLLKDPCEVEEPDTSKPKEWHIESPPNFLETFIEQKKA comes from the exons ATGAAGAAAGCCTCGTTATCATTACTGCTCTTTTACGTTGTCTGTTACGGACTTGGAGACGAGAATTTCGTTGCGGCTAGAATATCGGAGCGCTCCAAGCAGCCGTTGAAGAAAGTGTTAGAGCTGTTCAATAAAACTGAATCTACGAAAACAAATGT GCTACATCCGACGGTAAGCCCTCGCATTGTTACGGACATCAACTTGGATGGTCACCGCCTAGCGGAGATATTCGAAGACACGAGCACTGGCGAATTCATCAGCTGCAATCTCGTCGGTAACAA GAGACTGATAGAGAGCATATTAAAGTCGATCCCGTCAGAGCTGGTCACCGACGTATCAGTGGAAGAAATGGATCAGTTCATCGACAAATGTGCGGACAAAGATACAACGCAAGAACGGTCTTCTTTTTCAGAGAGTCTGGGCGATGCATTTCGAAGCCTCGTCATATTCCCAG GAACAAAGTGGTGCGGAGCTGGTGACGTGGCAAAAAATTACGATGATTTGGGGTCGGCGAGAGACACCGACAGATGCTGCCGTGAACACGACCATTCTCAAGACAACATACCGGCATTCGAGACTAAGCACAATGTAACAAATTACTTGCCGTATACGAT CTGGCGTATTCTTTTACTGAAGGATCCCTGTGAAGTTGAAGAGCCTGACACGTCAAAACCTAAGGAGTGGCACATCGAGAGCCCACCAAACTTTTTAGAAACATTCATTGAACAAAAGAAAGCTTAA